TTTATTTACAAGGAGGAGCATTTTTGTGTCTCACAAATCAAAAATATCAGGAACAGAAAAAATAGCTGCTGTAGAAAAATATCTCCGTGGAGAAGGTTCCCTTAGACGTTTAGCTTCTATGCTAGATGTTACCTTTGCATCCATCAACCAATGGCGGCAAACATATCTATCACTAGGCCCTGATGGTCTTCTAAATACATCTAAGAATAGCGTCTATTCTGCCGAATTTAAGACTTCAGCTGTAAGAGATTACTTAGCTGGCAATGGATCACTATTGGATATATGTAGAAAGTATGGTATTAAATCTAAAACCCAGTTGAATAACTGGGTTTTAAAGTATAATGGTCATGAGAAGTTGAAAACTTCCGGTACAGGAGGGTTAATTATCATGACAAAAGGCCGTACAACTACATACAATGAACGAATTGAT
The nucleotide sequence above comes from Desulfuribacillus stibiiarsenatis. Encoded proteins:
- a CDS encoding helix-turn-helix domain-containing protein; this translates as MSHKSKISGTEKIAAVEKYLRGEGSLRRLASMLDVTFASINQWRQTYLSLGPDGLLNTSKNSVYSAEFKTSAVRDYLAGNGSLLDICRKYGIKSKTQLNNWVLKYNGHEKLKTSGTGGLIIMTKGRTTTYNERIDIVKYCIEHQSNYAQTANEFQVSYQQVYSWTTKYLKNGVEALQDRRGKK